The following proteins are co-located in the Pedobacter sp. FW305-3-2-15-E-R2A2 genome:
- a CDS encoding FKBP-type peptidyl-prolyl cis-trans isomerase, which produces MLKNKIFLGLFLLCGLFAACEKKKDYDPDTQLEIDKAIIAKFVADSAIAEITVHPKGLSYRILAPGTGAAPKLTDSILVAYTAKILGAKFPFETITVEQPVFLSLGALMEGWTIGLPLIAKGGQIRMIIPSPLAYKDFQGSSIPPNSILDYTVTLVDINNKKTK; this is translated from the coding sequence ATGTTAAAAAACAAGATCTTTCTGGGCTTATTCCTTCTCTGCGGGTTATTTGCAGCGTGTGAAAAAAAGAAGGATTATGATCCTGATACCCAGTTGGAGATTGATAAAGCAATTATAGCAAAATTCGTTGCGGATAGTGCTATTGCAGAAATCACAGTTCATCCCAAAGGGCTCAGTTATCGGATTTTAGCACCAGGTACAGGAGCCGCACCTAAATTAACCGATAGTATTCTGGTGGCTTATACCGCAAAAATATTAGGTGCGAAGTTTCCATTTGAGACGATCACTGTGGAGCAACCCGTTTTTTTAAGCCTCGGTGCTTTAATGGAAGGATGGACAATCGGACTGCCACTGATTGCCAAAGGAGGACAAATCAGGATGATCATTCCCTCCCCATTAGCCTATAAAGACTTTCAGGGGTCATCAATCCCACCCAATTCAATATTAGATTATACCGTTACCCTTGTGGATATCAATAATAAAAAAACCAAATGA
- a CDS encoding FKBP-type peptidyl-prolyl cis-trans isomerase → MIKKLSLYTFALLGAVVLLSSCKKEYESVQTQDDAKIADYLAKNNIVALPDPAKSGYFYVLTQPADGGTPAPEYKDADSVRYNLVGKSMVNGTVYGSSPLTRNLGMPVGYTGMAVQGGGFMGLPVPAISDVIKKLRPGGSARIFLPSYLAFGKNGFPGAKIPSNEVIELNISTYSEKQAALDQQHILSFLTANSLTALKDESGVHYIVTTSGTGTDPINVNTDVEIKYTLKMLDGTTADSGQFTAAPKTLVVGMKQMLLKFTKGAKFRLFIPSVLGYGNVTNQSGSIPANSVLDFDVEIVNVTN, encoded by the coding sequence ATGATTAAAAAGTTATCACTTTATACCTTTGCCTTGTTAGGGGCAGTTGTTCTTTTGAGTTCCTGTAAAAAGGAATATGAATCTGTTCAGACGCAGGATGATGCTAAAATAGCCGATTATCTGGCTAAAAATAATATTGTTGCTTTGCCAGATCCGGCAAAATCCGGATATTTTTATGTGCTCACACAGCCGGCCGATGGCGGAACACCTGCGCCGGAATATAAGGATGCAGATTCTGTACGTTATAATCTTGTTGGAAAATCAATGGTCAATGGTACAGTGTATGGCAGTTCGCCGCTGACCCGTAATCTGGGGATGCCTGTTGGTTATACTGGTATGGCTGTTCAGGGTGGTGGATTCATGGGGCTTCCGGTTCCCGCGATTTCAGATGTGATCAAGAAATTAAGACCCGGAGGTAGTGCCAGGATTTTCCTGCCTTCCTACCTTGCTTTTGGCAAAAACGGATTTCCTGGAGCAAAAATCCCTTCAAATGAAGTGATTGAATTGAACATCAGCACGTATTCGGAAAAGCAGGCGGCGTTAGATCAGCAACATATTTTGTCCTTTTTAACTGCCAATTCCCTGACTGCCCTAAAAGATGAATCTGGCGTTCATTACATCGTAACGACTTCGGGAACAGGAACTGATCCGATTAACGTCAATACAGACGTAGAGATAAAATATACTTTAAAGATGCTGGATGGAACAACGGCTGATTCCGGTCAGTTTACTGCAGCACCGAAAACTCTGGTGGTGGGAATGAAACAGATGTTGTTAAAATTTACAAAAGGAGCAAAATTCAGGTTATTTATTCCTTCGGTATTAGGATATGGAAATGTGACCAATCAATCAGGAAGCATTCCTGCCAATTCCGTTTTAGATTTTGACGTAGAGATTGTCAACGTTACCAACTAA
- a CDS encoding deoxyribodipyrimidine photo-lyase yields MKSEINICWLRRDLRLEDNAALYEALRSPLPVLLLFIFDKNILSKLSDKKDARVTFIHKTLEALNSSLQQSGSSILAKYGSPEEVWPEILNSYTVKSVYANHDYEPYARERDDALAEYLRSEQIGFHTFKDQVIFEKNEITKADGKPYTVFTPYFRQWQQKLNEFYIKAYPIEKYAGNFFPLAPQEIPGLSEMGFETSDLNFPNKDFSSKLDLYEDKRDFPAEDATTQIGIHLRFGTLSIREAARAALAQKAEKWLSELAWRDFYMMILWHFPHTVGHSFKPAYDLIKWRNDEREFEAWCQGNTGYPIVDAGMRQLNATGYMHNRVRMVVASFLTKHLLIDWRWGEAYFAEKLLDYEMASNVGGWQWACGSGNDAAPYFRIFNPELQTKKFDPEFKYIDRWLPAYKQQKHVQPIVEHAFARERVLKVFKEALNE; encoded by the coding sequence ATGAAGTCAGAAATTAACATTTGCTGGTTACGAAGAGATTTAAGATTAGAAGACAACGCCGCATTATATGAAGCACTCCGAAGTCCTTTACCGGTATTGTTACTTTTCATTTTTGACAAAAACATCCTCAGTAAGCTATCGGATAAAAAAGACGCAAGAGTAACTTTCATTCATAAAACCCTGGAGGCGCTAAATTCCAGTCTTCAACAATCAGGGAGCAGCATTCTAGCCAAATATGGTAGCCCGGAAGAGGTATGGCCCGAGATTTTGAACAGTTATACCGTCAAATCTGTATATGCCAACCATGACTATGAGCCTTACGCAAGGGAGAGAGATGATGCCCTTGCCGAATACCTGCGCTCGGAACAAATCGGCTTTCATACCTTCAAAGACCAGGTGATTTTCGAGAAAAATGAAATCACAAAAGCGGATGGCAAACCATACACCGTATTTACCCCCTACTTCCGGCAATGGCAGCAAAAACTGAATGAATTCTATATCAAGGCTTATCCGATAGAAAAATATGCCGGTAATTTCTTTCCATTGGCTCCTCAGGAAATCCCCGGTCTTTCTGAAATGGGATTTGAAACCTCAGACCTGAACTTCCCAAATAAAGACTTCAGCAGCAAGCTGGATCTTTATGAAGATAAAAGGGATTTTCCCGCTGAAGACGCCACCACGCAGATCGGCATTCACCTCCGTTTTGGTACGCTCAGCATCCGTGAAGCCGCCAGAGCAGCATTAGCCCAAAAAGCAGAAAAATGGCTATCTGAATTGGCCTGGAGAGATTTCTATATGATGATCTTATGGCATTTCCCACATACCGTTGGCCATTCATTCAAACCTGCTTATGACCTCATAAAATGGAGAAACGACGAAAGAGAATTTGAAGCCTGGTGCCAGGGCAATACGGGCTACCCGATTGTAGATGCCGGAATGAGGCAATTGAATGCGACCGGATACATGCATAACCGTGTCAGAATGGTTGTCGCCAGTTTTCTGACCAAACATCTTTTGATCGACTGGAGATGGGGCGAAGCCTATTTTGCAGAGAAATTACTGGATTATGAAATGGCAAGTAATGTAGGTGGCTGGCAGTGGGCCTGTGGTTCCGGAAATGACGCAGCACCCTACTTCCGGATCTTCAACCCTGAGCTTCAGACGAAAAAATTCGATCCTGAATTTAAATATATCGACCGTTGGCTCCCTGCTTATAAACAACAAAAGCATGTACAACCTATAGTTGAACATGCTTTTGCAAGAGAAAGGGTATTAAAAGTCTTTAAAGAAGCATTAAATGAATAA
- a CDS encoding TIGR01777 family oxidoreductase, protein MTKHILMTGATGLIGKKLIRTLQEKGHKISVLSRKPVVIENVKVFLWDVYQQQIDPGCLEGIDTIIHLAGENVAGEKWSPARKKKVIDSRVLSTALLYQLIKEQQADIQTFISASAVGYYGDAGDEILTEKSLAGTGFLAECCRQWEAAVDEGTALGLRIVKCRIGFVLARNEGALPALDKPIRFFVGAGLGSGKQWVPWVHIDDVVEAFVTAVENEQWTGPYNICAPFPVSNRSLTKAIAKKLHRPVWPVNIPESILKLILGEMSSVALISNNTSAQKLLDTGFQFKYLQLEDALTDIYQA, encoded by the coding sequence ATGACGAAGCACATTCTGATGACCGGAGCCACAGGCCTGATTGGCAAAAAACTGATCCGGACCTTACAGGAGAAAGGACATAAAATCTCCGTCCTCTCCAGAAAACCTGTTGTGATAGAAAACGTTAAAGTCTTTTTATGGGATGTCTATCAACAGCAAATAGACCCCGGTTGCCTGGAAGGTATAGACACCATCATCCATCTGGCAGGAGAAAATGTTGCCGGCGAAAAATGGAGCCCGGCCCGCAAGAAAAAAGTGATCGACAGCAGGGTCTTATCGACAGCACTCCTTTACCAACTGATAAAAGAACAACAGGCAGACATTCAGACCTTTATTTCCGCCTCGGCAGTAGGTTATTATGGAGATGCCGGAGATGAAATTCTAACGGAAAAAAGTCTTGCCGGAACAGGATTTCTTGCCGAATGCTGTCGGCAATGGGAAGCCGCTGTTGACGAAGGAACGGCTTTAGGCCTGAGGATCGTAAAATGCAGGATAGGTTTTGTGCTTGCCAGAAATGAAGGAGCACTTCCAGCTCTTGACAAACCCATCCGATTTTTTGTTGGAGCCGGATTGGGCAGCGGCAAACAATGGGTGCCATGGGTACATATCGATGATGTGGTTGAAGCATTTGTGACTGCAGTCGAAAACGAGCAATGGACTGGCCCATATAATATCTGCGCCCCTTTCCCGGTGAGCAACAGAAGCCTAACCAAAGCCATCGCTAAAAAACTACACCGACCAGTATGGCCGGTCAATATTCCGGAAAGTATTTTAAAACTTATTTTAGGAGAAATGAGCTCCGTTGCCCTGATCAGCAACAATACTTCCGCCCAAAAGCTCCTGGATACCGGTTTTCAATTTAAATACCTTCAACTTGAAGATGCTTTAACCGATATTTACCAGGCCTAA
- a CDS encoding DASH family cryptochrome, with the protein MKSKRILVWFRNDLRLHDNEMLVEAIAKSDSILPVYFFDPHYFQPTIFETDKTGAHRAKFLLESVAALRQAFQELGGDILLMKGSPEELMAKLVEDYEISEVYHHREVAPEETLISTKVEDLLWKLKINLKHFIGHTLYNKEDLPFPIKDIPDVFAQFKKKTERDAIVKSCFLSPEEISFVENEDWGALPSLEDLGFDSAISIPEQSFLGGEDAGLQHLKALLEEGADIYLKPVKQSADKPGFSSRLSGWLSLGCLSPRKVYWLVKEAEATFGGNPNFNQILLGLLWRDYFRFMFKKHGIEFFQDPDFEKELFSIADNENPALQKWKTGNTGHVMIDKYMHELNESGFIPHSGRLLVATFLVHVLKVHWTNGAVYFEDKLIDYAPASNWGNWANVAGVGKDAKSKNTFDLDKQIKILETAVSDTAPMA; encoded by the coding sequence ATGAAGTCTAAAAGAATATTAGTTTGGTTTAGAAATGATCTTCGATTACACGACAATGAAATGTTGGTTGAAGCCATTGCAAAATCCGACAGTATTTTGCCGGTTTATTTTTTTGATCCTCATTATTTTCAGCCCACCATATTTGAAACGGATAAGACCGGGGCACATCGGGCGAAGTTTCTGTTGGAAAGTGTTGCGGCACTAAGACAAGCTTTTCAGGAACTGGGTGGCGATATTTTACTGATGAAGGGAAGCCCGGAAGAATTAATGGCTAAATTGGTAGAAGACTATGAGATATCCGAAGTTTACCATCACCGTGAAGTGGCGCCGGAAGAGACCTTAATCTCTACTAAAGTAGAAGACCTTTTGTGGAAGCTTAAAATCAACCTGAAACATTTCATAGGACATACTTTATATAACAAAGAAGACCTTCCTTTTCCCATTAAGGATATTCCTGATGTCTTTGCCCAGTTTAAAAAGAAAACAGAGCGTGATGCCATCGTGAAATCCTGCTTTTTATCTCCTGAGGAGATCTCTTTTGTGGAGAATGAAGATTGGGGAGCGCTACCTTCCCTTGAAGACTTAGGTTTTGATTCCGCCATTTCTATTCCTGAACAATCATTTTTAGGTGGAGAGGATGCGGGCTTGCAACACCTGAAAGCATTGCTGGAAGAGGGCGCTGATATTTACCTGAAACCAGTGAAACAGAGTGCTGATAAACCTGGTTTTTCTTCCCGGTTGTCGGGCTGGTTGTCTTTAGGTTGTTTATCGCCGAGAAAGGTTTACTGGTTGGTAAAGGAAGCGGAGGCTACTTTTGGGGGGAATCCAAATTTCAATCAGATCCTTTTGGGTTTATTGTGGCGGGATTATTTCAGGTTTATGTTTAAAAAACATGGAATTGAATTTTTTCAGGATCCTGATTTCGAAAAGGAATTATTTTCTATCGCAGATAATGAGAACCCTGCCTTACAAAAATGGAAAACGGGAAATACCGGACATGTCATGATTGACAAGTACATGCATGAATTGAATGAATCCGGTTTTATTCCTCATTCGGGGCGCTTATTGGTTGCTACTTTCCTGGTTCATGTTTTAAAAGTCCACTGGACGAATGGAGCAGTCTATTTTGAGGATAAACTCATCGATTATGCACCGGCAAGTAACTGGGGAAATTGGGCGAATGTAGCAGGCGTAGGGAAAGATGCGAAATCAAAAAATACCTTTGACCTCGATAAGCAAATCAAAATACTGGAAACCGCTGTTTCCGATACAGCGCCGATGGCTTAA
- a CDS encoding MerR family transcriptional regulator, which translates to MRKFSISDIEGLIGIKAHTIRAWEIRYNLVPPKRTPTNIRFYDEDDLKMLLNIVALNENGYKISRIAKMTQKQIADLVTQLKSDRSNDSVQMLSLSNATIAYDEVEFSEILGKCIEEMGLVKTMDVVLFPFMKRVGMLWQTGTIDPSHEHFASNLIRDRIIVEIDKVEKPEKAEVKRFLLFLPEAEMHETGLLFARYLLKRCGHDTLYLGSEIPYTDLKKVVASYQPDFAFIVLTSLNLGKDINKIIGKVMDSLNVPLLVAGSLISEFDILVKDQLTPLKNVCDMTDFLEDL; encoded by the coding sequence GTGAGGAAATTTTCAATAAGTGATATAGAGGGGCTCATTGGGATTAAAGCACATACGATCAGAGCCTGGGAGATAAGGTATAATCTGGTGCCACCCAAGAGAACACCCACGAACATTCGTTTCTACGATGAAGACGATCTAAAAATGCTGCTTAATATTGTGGCCCTGAACGAGAATGGCTATAAAATAAGCCGGATTGCCAAGATGACCCAAAAGCAGATCGCCGACCTGGTTACCCAGTTAAAGTCCGACCGGAGTAATGATTCCGTACAGATGCTCAGCCTTTCCAATGCTACGATCGCCTATGATGAAGTTGAGTTTTCTGAAATATTGGGAAAATGTATTGAGGAGATGGGCCTGGTCAAAACGATGGATGTGGTTCTTTTTCCTTTTATGAAGCGGGTAGGGATGCTGTGGCAAACCGGCACGATTGATCCTTCTCATGAGCACTTTGCTTCCAACCTGATCCGCGACCGCATCATTGTGGAAATCGATAAAGTGGAAAAACCTGAAAAGGCGGAAGTAAAAAGGTTTCTGCTTTTTCTTCCCGAAGCCGAAATGCATGAAACTGGCCTGCTTTTTGCCAGATACCTATTGAAGAGGTGTGGTCATGATACCCTATATCTGGGTTCAGAAATACCTTATACAGATCTTAAAAAAGTAGTGGCGTCCTATCAACCGGATTTCGCTTTTATAGTTTTAACTTCTTTAAATCTGGGTAAAGACATCAATAAAATTATAGGTAAAGTTATGGACAGTCTGAATGTTCCTTTGTTAGTTGCAGGTAGTTTAATCTCTGAATTTGATATCCTTGTGAAGGATCAGCTGACGCCGTTAAAGAATGTCTGTGATATGACCGATTTTTTGGAAGATTTATAA
- a CDS encoding 2-oxoglutarate dehydrogenase E1 component, with product MDNLSYLNGTNAEYIESLYQTYKEDPNSVEFGWQKFFEGFDFGRDSSPASAGEETPEHFLKEVSVLNMINGYRQRGHLFTHTNPVRERRQHLPTLDLENFKLSAADLDTVFNSGVEIGIGAAKLSDIVAFLKQTYCRSIGAEYKYVRTPEVLSWIEHKMESVRNTPNFSIEEKRRILKKLNEAVSFENFLGTKFLGQKRFSLEGAEALIPALDSVIEKGSELGIEEFVIGMAHRGRLNVLANIMQKTYKDIFAEFEGKGYSAASPFGGDVKYHLGYSTDVTTNNGNSVHLSLCPNPSHLETVNGVVEGMTRSKIDFKYGGDDARIAPILIHGDASVAGQGIVYEVIQMAGLDGYKTGGTIHLIINNQIGFTTNFKDARSSTYCTDIAKVTLSPVFHVNGDDVEALVYAINLAMEYRQKYKNDVFIDILCYRRFGHNEADEPKFTQPLLYKAIEQHANPRDIYVQQLIKEGKLEASMAKELEKEFRGLLQERLNEAKEITSTYQDVKFGGAWADMRLATVQDFETSPNTAVKKTTLLEVAKRISSLPSDKKFFKKIEKLFDERSKMANTTHVFDWAMGEQLAYGTLLAEGKRVRLSGQDVERGTFSHRHAVLTLEDSEEEYIPLAHVSDQQAPFDIYNSHLSEYGVLGFEYGYAMANPNALTIWEAQFGDFFNGAQIVVDQYIASAETKWQRENGLVMLLPHGYEGQGPEHSSARIERFMELCADYNMQVTNCTTPANFFHAIRRQFKRDFRKPLVVFTPKSLLRHPLCVSKLEEFTDNKFQEVIDDANVKAASVNRVLFCSGKIYYELLEKQQKDQIKDVAIVRVEQLYPTPLAQMEAVYQKYKNAKEAVWVQEEPENMGAWPYLLRRLRKTIFNDIEVISRKESSSTASGFARQHADQQAYILAKAFEMPVTETEKEIAKKSVSKVYNVD from the coding sequence ATGGATAATTTATCTTATCTCAACGGCACAAATGCCGAATACATAGAGTCCCTTTATCAAACTTATAAAGAAGATCCCAATTCGGTTGAATTTGGTTGGCAGAAATTTTTTGAAGGCTTCGACTTCGGCAGAGACTCCTCTCCGGCATCAGCAGGAGAAGAAACTCCTGAGCATTTTCTAAAGGAGGTTAGTGTTTTAAACATGATCAACGGTTACCGTCAGCGTGGCCACCTGTTTACACATACCAATCCGGTTAGAGAAAGACGTCAGCATCTTCCAACACTGGATCTGGAAAACTTTAAATTATCAGCGGCCGATCTTGATACAGTATTTAATTCAGGTGTTGAAATCGGCATCGGAGCAGCGAAATTAAGTGATATCGTTGCTTTCTTAAAACAGACTTACTGCCGTTCCATAGGTGCAGAATATAAATATGTCCGCACGCCGGAGGTATTGTCCTGGATCGAGCATAAAATGGAAAGTGTGCGTAACACGCCAAATTTCTCTATCGAAGAAAAACGGAGAATTTTAAAAAAGCTGAATGAAGCGGTAAGTTTTGAGAATTTCCTTGGAACGAAGTTCCTTGGTCAAAAACGTTTTTCTCTGGAAGGTGCGGAAGCTTTAATTCCTGCATTGGATTCCGTGATTGAAAAAGGTTCTGAGCTGGGGATCGAAGAATTTGTGATCGGAATGGCGCATCGTGGAAGGCTGAACGTTTTGGCCAACATCATGCAAAAGACCTATAAGGATATCTTTGCTGAGTTTGAAGGTAAAGGGTACAGTGCAGCATCACCTTTTGGTGGTGACGTAAAATACCATTTGGGTTACTCTACCGACGTAACCACCAATAATGGAAATAGTGTTCACCTGAGTTTATGTCCTAATCCATCCCACCTGGAAACAGTGAACGGAGTGGTAGAAGGAATGACCAGGTCTAAAATAGATTTTAAATACGGTGGTGATGATGCACGTATCGCACCAATTCTGATCCACGGTGATGCTTCTGTTGCCGGTCAGGGGATCGTATACGAAGTGATTCAGATGGCTGGCTTAGACGGGTACAAAACCGGAGGAACCATTCACCTGATCATCAATAACCAGATTGGTTTTACGACCAACTTTAAAGATGCACGTTCGAGTACTTATTGTACAGATATCGCTAAAGTAACTTTATCTCCCGTTTTCCATGTAAATGGAGATGATGTGGAGGCTTTGGTTTATGCGATCAACCTGGCAATGGAGTACCGTCAAAAATATAAAAACGATGTATTCATCGATATTTTATGCTACCGCAGGTTTGGACATAATGAGGCGGATGAACCTAAGTTCACACAGCCACTATTGTATAAAGCGATAGAGCAACATGCAAATCCGCGTGACATCTATGTTCAGCAGTTAATCAAAGAGGGTAAACTGGAAGCAAGTATGGCAAAAGAACTGGAAAAAGAATTCCGTGGTCTTTTGCAGGAGCGCCTGAATGAAGCTAAAGAAATTACTTCTACTTATCAGGATGTTAAATTTGGCGGTGCCTGGGCAGACATGCGTCTGGCTACGGTACAGGATTTTGAGACTTCCCCAAATACAGCGGTTAAGAAAACGACTTTGCTGGAAGTGGCCAAAAGAATCAGCAGCCTGCCTTCAGATAAAAAGTTCTTCAAGAAGATCGAAAAGCTTTTTGATGAGCGTAGTAAAATGGCAAATACCACACATGTGTTTGACTGGGCGATGGGTGAGCAACTGGCTTATGGTACTTTGCTTGCAGAAGGTAAACGTGTTCGTTTAAGCGGACAGGATGTGGAAAGAGGTACTTTCTCTCACCGTCATGCCGTTTTAACACTGGAAGATTCTGAAGAGGAGTACATCCCGTTGGCGCATGTTTCTGATCAACAGGCACCTTTCGATATTTACAATTCACATTTATCGGAATATGGTGTACTAGGTTTTGAATATGGTTATGCAATGGCCAACCCGAATGCATTGACGATCTGGGAAGCGCAGTTTGGTGATTTCTTTAACGGAGCACAGATTGTAGTAGATCAGTATATTGCAAGTGCCGAAACGAAATGGCAACGTGAGAATGGTTTGGTGATGTTATTGCCACATGGTTATGAAGGCCAGGGTCCTGAGCATTCATCGGCACGTATTGAGCGTTTTATGGAGCTTTGTGCAGATTACAACATGCAGGTAACGAACTGTACCACTCCGGCGAATTTCTTCCATGCGATCCGCAGACAGTTTAAGCGTGATTTTAGAAAGCCTTTGGTCGTGTTTACACCGAAGAGTCTTTTGCGTCATCCTTTATGCGTTTCTAAATTAGAAGAGTTCACAGACAACAAATTCCAGGAAGTGATTGACGATGCAAATGTGAAAGCAGCATCAGTAAACAGGGTATTGTTCTGTAGCGGTAAGATCTATTATGAGTTGTTGGAAAAACAACAAAAAGATCAGATCAAAGATGTGGCTATCGTAAGGGTGGAACAATTGTATCCAACGCCGTTGGCGCAGATGGAAGCGGTATATCAAAAATATAAAAATGCTAAAGAAGCCGTTTGGGTTCAGGAAGAACCTGAAAACATGGGTGCATGGCCATATTTGCTACGCAGGTTAAGAAAAACTATCTTTAATGATATTGAGGTGATATCAAGAAAAGAAAGCAGCAGTACGGCATCAGGTTTTGCTAGGCAACATGCAGATCAGCAAGCTTATATTTTAGCAAAAGCTTTCGAAATGCCCGTAACGGAAACGGAGAAAGAGATTGCCAAGAAGTCTGTGAGTAAAGTTTATAATGTAGATTAG